In Plasmodium brasilianum strain Bolivian I chromosome 1, whole genome shotgun sequence, a single genomic region encodes these proteins:
- a CDS encoding fam-m protein has product MEQKIMFLLFIKILGFILLGSIYHFYNDKISLNNLMNENCKIFKRFDTRNYRLLSKYKQNKDSDMLGLNDIPINGKPNKGKIKHSTRSSLNKEQYYTEVIDYINGMFDGKHFHFEKKLIKKKDYDDFLEKKRRTRDIALKKIKFRNYSFGTFIFFHFIVLGIGLPILQGFNKLKELGDWLKTSLNLSDTWNAVEGYLGEAKYYFFLICFCVIIAILAIIIIISIPKILSNNEKYKRIKYMNE; this is encoded by the exons atggaacaaaaaattatgtttctcttatttattaaaatccTGGGGTTTATCCTTTTAGGTTccatttatcatttttataatgataag ATTTctcttaataatttaatgaatgagaattgcaaaatttttaaaagatttgATACAAGAAATTACAGATTACTATCAAagtataaacaaaataaggaCTCAGATATGTTAGGGTTAAACGATATACCAATTAATGGAAAGCCAAACAAAGGAAAAATCAAACATTCTACAAGAAGTTCATTAAACAAGGAACAATATTATACAGAGGTTATAGATTATATTAATGGAATGTTTGATGGAAAACActttcattttgaaaaaaagttgataaaaaaaaaagattatgatgactttcttgaaaaaaaaaggagaactCGCGAtatagctttaaaaaaaataaaatttagaaattaCAGTTTTGGaacctttatattttttcatttcattgtGTTAGGAATAGGATTACCCATATTACAAGGCTTTAATAAGTTAAAAGAATTAGGGGATTGGCTTAAAACTTCATTAAATCTGAGCGATACGTGGAATGCTGTAGAAGGATATCTAGGAGaagcaaaatattatttttttctaatatgtTTTTGTGTAATTATCGCTATATTAGCcatcataattataatatcaaTTCCTAAAATCTTaagtaataatgaaaaatataaaagaattaaatatatgaatgaataa
- a CDS encoding STP1 protein: MDLTGLGMGSVYYLKEAKFKKILKEAKTRTDTLKQVKNKNEFRNNCLNLADYIIKEKTAPQHFSQNNWERALINWLKPKYEGLKKYGGCPVILKDNDKELLKLKYDADDFYEQKIRTERKLKAFGKNQEDSYICNNDAKCKSTCKEYNEWIKNREEYFKEKKSFIERNSKINNANISFRNPINDLLNPETFNIFPKCSILEPPENGQLQPEEHAKGSEKVQTVSESPSEFQDQSDKVVEILRKVETEVEPVSTGEEQSQYQTTPLSEPSSMEITTNQPKDLQSVSDEKSQILEGPETGDLSLQGDTAPSPKVQVSGKAEDSRAAFGNSSQLITNSPFVDSSELPEIEVGLHKKKKKIKRKQVKFLKIRVPSYFDRKSEFSSHDHLEHQIYDDKEIIKKIKIHESDVIKNTEELKRKKEGSKTIIEVHMEVLKKIRNDEWEFNKDEFLDICLEHFKKEEYKTYHNLTDDELMENVQNRNDIEKQKILWNKWLEEHRNISDKLTREEWFNNLKNEWKKELFIKKSEELNSNLLDEIYKIPYLEREKDLWKQWISKNRYIIEQYLEKDWFKGKDEKLQNISDIIEALGNNYGLSLINIEELDIKECYEDLYKYLKRKILEKLCIFVFIKILEECKKEENIENNELYLDSSINKWKIEGNSYEKSQILKNLIETNSSASESSKSMEIHNYIWEDCLRKDLENWIIEDDTYVNFTYNEAMKINLIK; encoded by the exons ATG GATCTGACTGGACTAGGTATGGGATCAGTATATTACCTTAAGGAGgctaaatttaaaaagattcTTAAAGAAGCAAAAACTAGAACTGATACCTTAAAACaggtgaaaaataaaaatgaatttagaAACAACTGCTTAAATTTAGctgattatataattaaggAAAAGACTGCACCACAACATTTTAGCCAAAATAATTGGGAAAGAGCACTAATAAATTGGCTAAAACCTAAATATGAAGGTCTAAAAAAGTATGGAGGATGCCctgtaatattaaaagataatgataaagaacttttaaaattaaaatatgatgcAGATGATTTctatgaacaaaaaataagaacGGAGAGAAAGCTGAAAGCTTTCGGAAAGAACCAAGAGgattcatatatttgtaataatgATGCTAAATGTAAAAGTACATGTAAGGAATATAATGAGTGGATTAAAAATAGAGAGGAATATTttaaggaaaagaaaagctTTATTGAAagaaattcaaaaattaataatgcaAATATCTCTTTTCGTAATCCAATAAATGACTTACTGAATCCTgaaacatttaatatatttcctaAATGCTCAATCTTGGAACCCCCAGAAAATGGTCAACTGCAACCTGAAGAACATGCAAAAGGTTCAGAAAAAGTTCAAACTGTATCGGAAAGTCCATCTGAATTTCAAGATCAATCGGATAAGGTAGTTGAAATTCTACGAAAAGTAGAAACTGAAGTTGAACCGGTATCTACAGGTGAAGAACAATCGCAATACCAAACAACGCCTCTATCTGAGCCTTCATCTATGGAAATAACAACTAACCAACCTAAAGATTTACAATCTGTATCAGATGAAAAATCACAAATTCTTGAAGGTCCTGAAACTGGAGATCTAAGTTTACAAGGAGATACGGCACCTTCTCCAAAAGTTCAAGTTTCAGGAAAAGCTGAAGATAGTCGTGCTGCTTTTGGAAATTCATCACAATTAATTACGAATTCCCCATTTGTTGATTCTTCCGAACTTCCTGAAATTGAAG TAGGgctacataaaaaaaagaaaaagataaaaagaaaacaagtGAAATTTCTGAAAATAAGGGTACCTTCATATTTTGACAGAAAAAGTGAATTTTCATCACATGATCATTTGGAACATCAAATATATGATGATAAggaaatcataaaaaaaataaaaattcatgaAAGTGACgtgataaaaaatacagaagaattaaagagaaaaaaggagGGATCAAAAACTATTATAGAAGTGCATATggaagtattaaaaaaaatcagaaaTGATGAGTGGGAATTTAACAAAGACGAATTTTTAGATATATGCCTAGAACATttcaaaaaagaagaatataaaacTTATCATAATTTAACAGATGATGAACTAATGGAAAATGTTCAAAATAGAAATGAtattgaaaaacaaaaaattttatggaaTAAATGGTTAGAAGAACACAGAAACATATCTGATAAATTAACAAGGGAAGAATGGTtcaataatttgaaaaatgaatggaaaaaagaactttttataaaaaagagtgAAGAATTAAACTCAAACCTTTTAGAtgaaatttacaaaattccATATCtcgaaagagaaaaagattTATGGAAGCAGTGGATATCAAAAAATCGTTATATTATAGAACAATATTTGGAAAAGGATTGGTTTAAAGGTAAAGATGAAAAACTCCAGAATATTTCAGATATAATTGAAGCTCTAGGAAATAACTATGGTCTATcactaataaatatagaagaaCTGGATATTAAAGAATGCTATGaagatttatataaatatttaaaaagaaaaatattagaaaaattgtgtatattcgtatttataaagatattagaagaatgcaaaaaagaagagaatatagaaaataatgaattatatttagaTAGTTCcataaataaatggaaaatagAAGGAAATTCATATGAAAAATCacagatattaaaaaatttaattgaaaCTAACAGTAGCGCTTCGGAAAGCAGTAAAAGCATGgaaattcataattatatatgggAAGACTGTTTGAGAAAAGATTTAGAAAATTGGATAATAGAAGAtgatacatatgtaaatttcACATATAATGAAGCAATGAAAATAAATCTAAtcaaatag
- a CDS encoding hypothetical protein (Plasmodium exported protein) produces MLNKIQIFNFIEITTVKTKIPACKCDGNKRNVKKRHLKKKISETKKSKNCKNLNSKKCFSTENNEMLLYLGKKKDAQLETDFLRRTNHLKNLRCKGIPYKANMKIDAKTTLLDALSMYDYDDYHKICKMH; encoded by the exons ATGCTTAataaaattcaaatttttaattttattgag atTACTACTGTGAAAACGAAGATTCCAGCTTGTAAGTGTGATGGCAATAAAAGAAATGTGAAAAAGcgtcatttaaaaaaaaaaatttcggaaacaaaaaaatcaaaaaattgtaaaaatttgaattcgaaaaaatgtttttcgACAGAGAACAATgaaatgttattatatttaggaaagaaaaaagatgCTCAACTTGAAACTGATTTTTTGAGACGGACTAATCATTTGAAAAACTTAAGATGTAAAGGTATACCATATAAAgcaaatatgaaaatagaTGCTAAAACTACTTTGCTTGATGCACTGTCTATGTATGATTATGATgattatcataaaatatgtaaaatgcATTGA
- a CDS encoding hypothetical protein (Plasmodium exported protein) yields the protein MKERNKVVNKEKFSILKSIDRCFEKKILHILDFLDEIRNNPKINKMTENRVINGILTISAAPPYLTSLIGIVHSLMDGVYTNKDTEALYVALKVVNTAILGFVTVFIILDTFYTLIKIVKYEVIKVNNPNICYELSS from the coding sequence ATGAAGGAGCGGAATAAAGTAGTTAACAAAGAGAAGTTTTCTATACTTAAGAGTATAGATAGatgttttgaaaaaaaaatattacacatTTTAGATTTTTTAGATGAAATTAGGAATAACcctaaaattaataaaatgactGAAAATAGAGTGATAAATGGGATTCTGACTATATCAGCAGCTCCACCATATTTAACATCATTGATAGGAATAGTACATTCATTAATGGATGGAGTATATACTAATAAGGACACAGAAGCTTTATATGTTGCACTTAAAGTTGTAAATACTGCAATTTTAGGATTTGTAACTGTCTTCATTATATTAGATACTTTTTATACtttgataaaaatagtaaaatatgaAGTAATAAAGGTAAACAATCCAAATATTTGTTATGAGTTAAGTTCTTAG